The genomic DNA AGAGCGGTTAGCTACAAGGTGTGCAGGGGCATTTTCATATTTATCGACTGCGATGACCTCTATCCCAAGTCGTTGTGCTTCAATAGCAACTTCTTTACCAAGTTCACCCGAACCCAGGAGCATGATCTTAATAGCGTCTTTTTGTAATGTGGTCGTAAATGTCATGAGAAAACCTTCGTAAAAATATGAAATTATTTTAGCGAAAAGTTAAATAAGGTGTAATGAGTTAAAGGAAATTTGTGGTGGTTTGAGTAAAAAAGTGAGGTGAGTCGCAGGGCAGATGCCCTACAGCTGTAAAAATTACAGTCTAGACTCGTATCTTCTAAGCATGAAGAGTTTTTTAAGGATTTTCTTGCGAGTTGCAATCTTCTCTTTTTTTCTCTTTTCAGTCTCAGTTTCGTGGTTTTGTCTAGCTCTCGCTTCTGTCACGATAAGGTTTCTGTCGCATTGTCTTTTGAATTTTCTGTAAGCATCATCAAAAGAATCACGTTGTGATAGCATAATTCCTGGCATCGAAAGGCACCCCCTTCCTTATCAAAATTTCCTGGTTCTGGACCAAGATAGATAAATTATGATGGGATTATATCGAGTTAGTATTAATTTGTGATAAAATGGGAGGAGTAGTAAGCAGTCGAAGGAGCCAAGATGCAAAAAGTATTTGAAAATTGTTATGCCTTAGATGAAAGATGTTATGAAAGCTATGGGCTGAGTGAAGATATACTGATGGAGCATGCAGCTGCGGGTATGGCTGATTATATCCGTAAACATTTTCCCAAAGGCACGTCTGTATTGATCGTGGCAGGTACTGGGAACAATGGGGCAGACGGTATCGCATTGGGGCGTCAGCTTCACGGAGATTACGAGATTAAACTACATATCCCTTTTACTTTACATTCGGAAATGGCAAAAAGACAGTTTGAACGTGCCAGGCTTTTAGGCCTAAAAACTGTCGATGAGGTAAGCCAGACGGATATAGTGGTGGATGCTCTTTTTGGTGCAGGTCTCAATAGGAATATAGATGAGGCTACAGAACATCTACTGCATCAGCTTAATGCGATGAAAGCATATAAGATAGCCTGTGATATCCCTACAGGGGTCGGAGTGAAAGGTACACTTATGCCTATGGCATTTCATGCAGATGTGACCTTGACCATGGGAGCCTATAAAGAAGCATTGTTTTTAGATGCCTGTAAAGATGTAGTAGGAGAACTTTTACGTGTTGATCTTGGCGTGAGTTCACTGTTTTATGAAGGAGAGAGTCACACTTGTCTACTCGAGAGGTGTGATCTAAAACTTCCCAGCAGAAGAGAACAGTCCACGCATAAAGGCAGTTTCGGACATGCAGCTGTATTTTGTGGAGAAAAAGAGGGGGCGGGTATCATCTCTGGGATGGCTGCAGCTACATTCGGTGCAGGGCTTACGACACTGGTAGTACATGAAAAGATCACACCGCCTCCTTATCTGATGCACTCAACGGTCGTTCCTGACAATGCATCGGCCATGGCCATAGGTATGGGACTGGGATGTCACTTTGAGAGTGAATTTTTACAGAAGTATGTGGTAAAGAGCCACTTGCCTATTGTATTGGATGCAGACAGTTTCTATAATGAAGAGATCCTGGCTGTTTTGGAGCAGAAGGACAGGGAGATCGTTATCACCCCGCATCCCAAAGAGTTTGTCGTACTATGGAAGGTATTGACAGGGGAGCAGTTAACGGTGACACAGGTACAAGAGAAACGTTTTGAGATGGTACGAAAGTTCAATGACAGGTATCCGCATATTACGATCCTGCTTAAAGGAGCAAATACCCTTATCATGCAGGAAGAGAGACTTTACATTAACCCTTTAGGATGTTCTAAACTCAGTAAAGGAGGCAGTGGAGATGTACTTTCCGGTCTCATCGTTGCACTACTTGCACAGGGCTATACGGCCATTGATGCGGCCATTCAAGCCTCTTTGGCTTTAGTGATCGCTGCACATCAGTATGAGGGGGCTTCTTATGCAATGCTGCCTACAGACCTGGTAGAGGAGATAGGCAGGTTAGAGTATACAGTTAAGGGCTAAAACGCTACAATGCGACGATAATAAGCATGACACACCAAGGCAGGGAATCATTGAATGGCAAATGGTAAAAAAATAGCTGTACTTTTTAGCGGTAAAGGAAGCAACTTCGCGTATATCGTCAAGACTTTACATCACAAAGGATTTGAAGTTGTCGTTGCCTTGACAAATAATCCGAATGCTGAAGGTATACACATTGCAAAAGAGGCATCTATCCCTCTTGAGATCATAGATTCAAAAGCCTATGAGAGCAGGGAAGATTTTGATGCTGCAGTGGTAGAGTGCCTACACAAGTACAACCCCGACCTTACTGTACTTGCAGGTTTTATGCGTATCTTGACACCTACCTTTACAGAGCATATCAAAAGTATCAACTTGCACCCCTCTCTGCTCCCAAGACACAAAGGGCTTAATGCTATAGAGAAGAGTTATAAAGATGAACATACCCATGGTGGAGCATCTGTGCATTATGTCACTTCTGAACTTGATGGAGGAGAGGTGATCTTACAAAAAGAGGTTGCTAAAGAGGGCTTGAGTTTTGAAGCTTATGATAAAAAGATACGGAGTATTGAAAAAGAGGCATTGGTGGAAGCCATTCAAAAGGTGCTGGGTTAAGTTTTTTTAACGGTATATCTGCAGCTGTAGTGTGCACCCTCTGAAGAGAGGTTACTCTCATAAAGGTGTATTTCAGGGAGTATCACTCCTAAAGATCTTTCACGATAGGTTTTGAGTTTCTCTTTGTAGGCTTTGTAATCATGTATGGCTTTGATGCGGCAAAGCGTAATATGTGGTTTGAAACGGTAAAGATCAAAGCCTGAATCTCTAAACTCTCTTGCTTTGTCGTACAATGCCGTCTCTTCAGATTTAGCAAAAAAGATTTTTGGCGGCCGTCCGAAATATCCTAACGCTTTGATACTGGTATGATCTTTCATGGGGGATACATCTTGAAGTCTGTCAATGATGGGATTTACTTCTTTCACATCCCCTAGAAAGACCCAAGTCAGATGCAGATTTTGCTCTTCTACCCATTTCCCTTCGATAATATCTTTAAACTCATTTTGTATGGAAGCATAGTCATCCATGATAACAGGTGAACCGATGAAGAATCTCATTTGGATTGCCTTTCTTAACTAATGAAGTATCATATATTGACATACTTTACTAACTTTTTTCTTTAGATCTGAGATGATTTGTTCAAGGAATGGGTTGAATGGGAAAATAAAAAGCCAAGGGTGTAAAAAACCGCTATAATTAAAAGTTCACCCTATCAAAGTTGTAAAGGACTGGCATGTTAAAAAGAAAAATGGCGTTATTTAAACTGCTTGGATTTACAGTCTCGCTAGATGTGAGCTGGGGTATTATCCTTTTTTTGGTGGTATGGTCTCTTTCCAAGGGGTTCTTCCCGAGTTATTTCCCGGGACTTGGCATACAAACCTACTGGGTGATGGGAGTCATCGGAGCCATAGGGCTTTTTGTTTCCATCATCATCCATGAATTCTCACACGCATTGATCGCCCGTAAATATGGTATGAAGATCAAAGGTATTACACTCTTTATCTTTGGAGGTGTGGCTGAGATGCAGGATGAGCCCAGCACGCCTAAAAGTGAATTTTTTATGGCGATCGCAGGGCCGATAGCCAGTTTTACACTCTCTATACTCTTTGGCGGGCTAGCACAAGCCGCAGAGAACATGAAGTTTTCGGTACCCATGATAGCGCTTTTGGGCTATTTGAGTACGATCAATCTCTTGATCGCTATTTTCAATCTGATACCTGCATTTCCAACCGATGGAGGACGGGTGCTTCGTTCATTGTTATGGTGGATGAAGGGGGATATCCATTGGGCAACACAGCTTGCTTCACGTATCAGTCTGATGTTTGCCGTTGTTATTATCTTTATGGGCTTTATGCATATGATGGGAGATAACACTATAGGAGGCTTATGGTGGATACTGATCGGAGCTTTTCTCTTCTTCGCTGCGAATGCTTCGTATCAGAGATTATTGATCAGGGAGTCATTTTCAGGAAAAACCGTACGTCATTTTATGAACCCCTCCCCGGTAAGTGTGCCTTTTGATATCACACTGCAAGCGTTTGTTGAGAAGTATCTCTATCGCTATCACTATAAAATGTTCCCTGTGGTCAAAGAGAGCAAGATCTTTGGAATCATCACAGTTCAGATGCTAAAACAGCATACTCATGAAGAGTGGAAACATCTTTTTGTAGGACAGGTCATGGAAGAACCCAATCCCTCCAATACGATCGCATCGTATACGCCTATCGAGGATGCCCTGAATAGAATGAATGAAAGTGGAACTATCCGTCTACTAGTTGTTGAACATAACAAAATAGTTGGTATTATTACGCTCAAAGACCTGCTTGAGTATATCGCACTGAAAATGGAGCTGGAAACCATCCCCTAGCAATGCCTGTTTTATAGACACATAGGATTTGCAGGAATATAAAGAAATTTGATATAATCAAATCAAAAAGGGAGTCAAGATGGAAGAGATCGAAACGAATGAGCGTGAAAAACCGGGGATCGCAAGGGCAGTCTATATACTTTTATATCTGATCATAGGCAGATTTATCTCTATGGTGCTTTTTGTGGTCGCCATCACCCAATTTATTTACACTTGGCTGTCAGGTGAGCCGAATGAAAAGATCTTACAGTTTACAGAGGGTTTATCAGAGTACGCAAAACAGCTTGTCTCTTATGTAGGATTCAATTCTGATGAAAAACCATGGCCGTTTGGTGATTGGCCGGATGTGTAGCAAAACTTTAGGGATTGAAAAATAGTTCTATGTAAGATATTGAAGTAAACGGTGTGCTATAATTCCGCAAAGATATTATAGAGGAGCACTTATATGCAGTACTACAACGATGAACAAAACAAAGCAGGTGCCAAAGTGTTCTTTATGATTGCACAGATGGTAGTGCTTGTTATGGTCTACATCATCATCTATACCTCTTTCGTGGCTGTAGGGTATGCCATAGAAGAGTATGGTATGAGCCCGCTGATGTACTTTCCTGTGTTTGTAGCACTGGTCATTTTTCCTATTCTCCTTTATAAATATCGTCAAATGTTCAATGCAGGCAAAATGATGGGTGCTTTTATATGGACGATGGCTACAGCGTCACTGATCATCGTGCTACTTTATGTCTATGTTGCACAGATCGTAGGGTAACCTTTCTCTTTGATACGATTCTTCCCTAAAAAACACCAAAAGATACTCAAGCTTTCACTCCCTGCTGCAGTGAATTCCCTGTTGGATATGCTGCAAGTGATCACAGACCTTATCATGGTGGGGCGTATTTCTGCTTTTGCCGTGGCAGCGGTAGGACTGGGACTGCAGTCGCTTATGTTCTTGTTCGCGATGCTTTCTTTGCTTCATATAGGTACTTCAGCACTACTTTCCCGTTTTGTTGGAGCAGGGCAGATGAAGCGTGCTTCAACGGGACTTTCAACCCTGCTTCATTTTGTGCTTTACATCTCTTTGCCTCTGATGGTTTTTTGGTACTTTTTTGCCTCAAATATCTATGTATGGTTTGGCACAGCAGCTGAGGTGATCAGATTGGGTGAGGAGTATGTACAAACATTGACATGGATGCTTCCTTTTGTATTTGGGAAACTAGTTTTTGTGACGGCACTGAACTCGGCAGGTGACACAAAGACACCTATGATGATCAAGATAGTCTCTATTGTGCTCAACGTATTTTTAAACTATCTTTTGATCTTCGGTAACCATGGGTTTCCAGAGTTAGGTGTGATGGGTGCAGCGGTAGGTACCGTGATAGTCAATGTCCTGGAACTGATCGTCTATATGGTGCTCTATCTTAGACATAAAACACCTTACATACCTGCATGGCACTACTCTGGATCTCTTTTAAAACGTGCACTCAAAGTGGGTATACCTGCTTCCTTTGAACGTTCTTTGACATTTGGAAGTTTTATGCTGTTTACGGTGATCATTGCACAATTTGGTACAGAAGTATTGGCAGGTTATCAGATAGGGCTGCGGGTAGAAGGATTGGCTTTCATGCCGGGCATTGGCTTTACCATTGCAGCCATGGCACTGATGGGACAGGGTTTAGGGGCTAAAAAGCCTGAACAGTCCAGAGAGGATGTCATTCTTGTACTCAAATACACCGTGGGTTTCATGTTCTTCCTCTCTTTCTTTATGATCTTTATGCCTGAGAAGATCGTATGGCTCTTTACTGATGATGCACAGACCATTGAAGAAGCGAGTCTTTATTTGCGTATTGTGGGATTGTCACAAATTCCTTTGGCTTATAATTTTGTTCTCTCTGGTGCCCTGCGAGGCGCAGGAGATACCAAGCGAACGTTGAAGATCAACCTTATTTCTGTCTGGCTTGTCCGTATCATCCCTGCTTTTGTGTTGAGCTGGTATTTTGATTCTATCTTACTGGTCTATCTTGCAATGATATCCGATACGTTTGTCAAAGCGACATGGCTCTGGAGGACCTTCGATAAAGGTGAATGGCAAAAGATCAAAGTCTAAATGATCCATTGCACACTAGATCATTTTTTACGCTTATTTTACATGGTCCTTATATCTAAAAAACTTCCACTCTCATACGCTAGAAGTTTGGGAAAAGTAGCGATGAGATTTTCGGCTGCTTTCTCAGGTGTTTGGATAGGATTTTCTTTGAGTCTTTTGGCCGAGGGGAATAGGGCATCATCGACTTCTTCTATGATATGCTCAACCATAGGGGTACGGATGACACCAGGTGCCAATGCAGTAAAATGGATCTCCGGTAACTCTTTGGCATAGACACTGAGTAGCATATTGAGACCTGCTTTAGAAAGTGAGTAGGCGCCCCAACCTATAGATCCATTCACTGCAGCACCTGAACTGATACCTACAATCTGTTTGACCTGTGCATGGGCTTGGAGGGTATCTATGAGTTCTTTGTTCGCCCAGACATTGACCTCCATCACTGCTTTGGCATCCATGAGATCAGTCTGAGAGAGAGTCTTTATATCACCTAAAACCCCTGCATTGAGGATCACTAGGTCAAAGGAACGGTGTTGAAGAAACTCTGTGAGTGTAGACTGGATCATGAAAGTTTCACTTAGATCATAGGGAAAAAAGAAAAAGTGAGGATAATGGTCAAGTTTTTTGGGTATGGTTTTCCCTATAGCATAGACATTGTCGCCATTTTCCAAATATTTTTCAGCCAAAGCTTCACCAAGCCCTGAACTCACACCCGTGATCAGTATGTTTTTCATCACTCTCATCCTTTTGTAATATATTTGCCATTTTGATATGATATAATTATATCAGAAAGTAAAAGTCCTATAACACATAATGAAAATATGATGCTTGAACGGGATCTATCTAATCAAAAAAAAGGAAAGCAATGAGCAACAAAAGCAATAAAGAAGTCAAAACTCTAGATCAAAGAATTGAGCGTATTTATAAAATGGCAAAAGAACATTTTGGTGAAGTACGTTTTGTTGGGATCAAAAAACATACCAAGATCGGTTGGGTCGCTAAGATACAGTTCGATGAGTTTGAATCTCTTGTTGCTGAAGGTGAAGATGCGGTGGAGGCATTGAAAAATCTGCGTAAACGTCTTTCAAGAATTATAGACCGTTACAATATGGTATAAACTTTGAAAAAGAATATTATTCTCATAGGTTTCATGGGTGTAGGTAAAGGTACCACCGCCCGTGCATTTACTAAAAAATATGGTACCTATATCATAGATACAGATGATCTGATAGAATCCAAAGAGAACAAAGAGGTCAAAAAGATATTTGAGAAAAAGGGTGAAGCGTATTTCAGGGCACAAGAACAGGTCACTGCCGATTGGATAGAGAAATGCGTGACAGGTACGCTTATCTCTTGCGGTGGTGGTTTTTACAAAGTGAACAACCTTAAAAAATTGGGCACGGTGGTGTTGCTTGATGCTTCCTTTGACTGGATACACAACCGTTTGAAAACAGCAAAAAACGCTAAATCAAAACTTGCGAAACGCCCACTTTTTTCAGATGAAAAAAAGGCTAAGAAACTCTATAATGAACGTGAAAAGGCATACAGAAAAGTGGCAGATGTGATCATTGATGTCGAGAAGCTTACTTTAGAGGAACAGATTGCGCAAATTGCCAAAAAATGTAAGGTGTAAAGTTTATTTGATTGACTAAATTTCCTTTAGGTTTAACTTGTGGCGTTGTTTCTCTCTTCATTTTTTTAAAAAAAACGAAGCAAAGTTAGCAAATGCGGTTCACGTAGTGAAAACTTCTTTAGAAAAAAGCGTCGTGGTTCTCGATGTAATCCCGCAGGAACGAGGACAATCGCTTCGCTTACAAGGGCGTTCGCCACGACAGAAGTTATGAATAATAAGGTGTGTTACTTATTATTTTGTAAACTCCAGTGATCCAGTCCTTTATAGGCAGCGGTCAGTAAAGCGAAGATAAGCATGGTACTCCCCATGCAGTAGGGTGCCTGTTCTATAAATGGGGCCGGTGATTGTGAAATGCTAAAAATAACATATCCCCACACCAAAAAAGCGATAAAACCTAGTAACCGCTTGCTCCATGTGATAAGTAAGAGTGATGTTTCTTTTTTCATATGCTTATTTTATCCAAATTTGATATAATTTCAACAAATAAACTTCGAAGGTATAAATTGCAACGATTTGAAACGTATCTAAACGAAAATTTACCAAAAGTCCCAAGCTTTCATCCCGTATATGAAGAAGCACTGGGTGTGATGCTGACTGCAGGTGGAAAACGTTTTCGTCCTATGTTACTTCTAAATATCGTTGATGCCTATGAACCGATGCTTTATAATGGTGCTTTACCCGTAGCACTTGCACTTGAAATGTTCCATACCTATTCTCTGATACATGATGATCTGCCTGCGATGGATGATGCAGATCTGCGCCGTGGACATGAGACGCTACATAAACGTTTTGATGAAGTGACGGCTATACTTGCGGGGGATGCACTTAACACGGATGCTTTCTATCTCATCTCTAAAGCACCATTGCGTGCAGATGTGAAAATAAAACTTGTAGAGTTGCTTGCACGTGATGGAGGAAGCCGTGGTATGGTACTTGGACAAGCTATGGACTGCTATTTTGAAAACACACCATTGGATATAGAACAGGTAAAAACACTGCACAAGAACAAAACGGCAAAACTCATCGCTACCTCCATGCAGATGGGAGCCGTTATCGTAGGACTTGAGAAGAGGGTACAGGATGCCCTCTATGATTTTGGTATCGATCTGGGATTACTTTTTCAGATACAAGATGACATTATAGATGAGACGCAGAGTGAAGAAGAGGCGGGAAAACCCACAGGAAATGACAGCGATAAAAATAGCTTTGTCAATCTTTTAGGACTGGAGAAAAGTGTTGAAGAAGCAAATACTCTGGCAAAAGATTTACAAAGACGATTTGAAAGCTTTGATGAAAAGTTGCAAATGGCTTTACAACCCTTGATGAACACATACCTATACAGACATAACTAAAGGAATAACTATGGCAATGACAGAGCAGAACAAAATGCGTAAAAAGATGGCAAATACGATCAGATTTTTAGCGGCTGATATGGTACAAAAAGCAAATTCAGGACACCCGGGTGCACCTATGGGTCTTGCAGATATCGCAGTGGTTTTGAGTGAAAAACTGAGCCATAATCCTAAAAACCCAAAATGGCTCAACCGTGACCGTTTGGTTTTCTCAGGAGGACATGGTTCAGCACTGATCTACTCTCTTTTACACCTTTGGGGTTATGATGTAACGCTTGATGACCTGAAAAATTTCCGTCAATTAGACTCTAAAACACCGGGACACCCGGAGTATGGACATACGGAAGGCGTAGAGATCACGACAGGTCCTTTGGGACAGGGTATCGCCAATGCTGTAGGTTTTGCAATGGCAGAAGCCTATACGGCAAATCAGGTAAATTCTGAGACCTGTGAACTGATAGACCATAAAGTCTATTGTCTCTGTGGTGATGGTGACTTGCAAGAAGGTATCTCTTATGAAGCCTGTGCACTTGCCGGGCATTTAGGGCTTAAAGACATGGTACTGATCTATGACAACAATGAGATCACGATCGAGGGTGATACAAGTATCGCGTGGAGTGAAGATGTTGCAAAACGTTTTGAAGCACAGAACTGGAACGTGATTAAGATCAACGGACACTGTTATGATGACATTGAAAAAGCCTTAGAAGAAGTGCAAACAGCCACTAAACCTACGATCATCATTGCCAATACGATCATCGGTAAGGGTGCAGGTGATATGGAAGGGTCTCACCATACACACGGGGCGCCGCTAGGTGCCGATATCATCGCTGAGTCAAAGGCCAAAGAAGGTTTCGATCCTGAAGCATTCTTCCAGATCCCAGAAGATGTCCTTCTTAGATTCAGATGTGCCTTAGAGCAGGGTGAACTTGCAGAGAAAGAGTGGATACATAGACAAAAAGAGGCACCGCTTATCGAGCAGAACGAAGCATTGGC from Sulfurovum xiamenensis includes the following:
- the purN gene encoding phosphoribosylglycinamide formyltransferase, with translation MANGKKIAVLFSGKGSNFAYIVKTLHHKGFEVVVALTNNPNAEGIHIAKEASIPLEIIDSKAYESREDFDAAVVECLHKYNPDLTVLAGFMRILTPTFTEHIKSINLHPSLLPRHKGLNAIEKSYKDEHTHGGASVHYVTSELDGGEVILQKEVAKEGLSFEAYDKKIRSIEKEALVEAIQKVLG
- the rpsU gene encoding 30S ribosomal protein S21; the protein is MPGIMLSQRDSFDDAYRKFKRQCDRNLIVTEARARQNHETETEKRKKEKIATRKKILKKLFMLRRYESRL
- a CDS encoding MATE family efflux transporter; this encodes MIRFFPKKHQKILKLSLPAAVNSLLDMLQVITDLIMVGRISAFAVAAVGLGLQSLMFLFAMLSLLHIGTSALLSRFVGAGQMKRASTGLSTLLHFVLYISLPLMVFWYFFASNIYVWFGTAAEVIRLGEEYVQTLTWMLPFVFGKLVFVTALNSAGDTKTPMMIKIVSIVLNVFLNYLLIFGNHGFPELGVMGAAVGTVIVNVLELIVYMVLYLRHKTPYIPAWHYSGSLLKRALKVGIPASFERSLTFGSFMLFTVIIAQFGTEVLAGYQIGLRVEGLAFMPGIGFTIAAMALMGQGLGAKKPEQSREDVILVLKYTVGFMFFLSFFMIFMPEKIVWLFTDDAQTIEEASLYLRIVGLSQIPLAYNFVLSGALRGAGDTKRTLKINLISVWLVRIIPAFVLSWYFDSILLVYLAMISDTFVKATWLWRTFDKGEWQKIKV
- a CDS encoding NAD(P)H-hydrate dehydratase — translated: MQKVFENCYALDERCYESYGLSEDILMEHAAAGMADYIRKHFPKGTSVLIVAGTGNNGADGIALGRQLHGDYEIKLHIPFTLHSEMAKRQFERARLLGLKTVDEVSQTDIVVDALFGAGLNRNIDEATEHLLHQLNAMKAYKIACDIPTGVGVKGTLMPMAFHADVTLTMGAYKEALFLDACKDVVGELLRVDLGVSSLFYEGESHTCLLERCDLKLPSRREQSTHKGSFGHAAVFCGEKEGAGIISGMAAATFGAGLTTLVVHEKITPPPYLMHSTVVPDNASAMAIGMGLGCHFESEFLQKYVVKSHLPIVLDADSFYNEEILAVLEQKDREIVITPHPKEFVVLWKVLTGEQLTVTQVQEKRFEMVRKFNDRYPHITILLKGANTLIMQEERLYINPLGCSKLSKGGSGDVLSGLIVALLAQGYTAIDAAIQASLALVIAAHQYEGASYAMLPTDLVEEIGRLEYTVKG
- a CDS encoding shikimate kinase, whose product is MKKNIILIGFMGVGKGTTARAFTKKYGTYIIDTDDLIESKENKEVKKIFEKKGEAYFRAQEQVTADWIEKCVTGTLISCGGGFYKVNNLKKLGTVVLLDASFDWIHNRLKTAKNAKSKLAKRPLFSDEKKAKKLYNEREKAYRKVADVIIDVEKLTLEEQIAQIAKKCKV
- a CDS encoding DUF4389 domain-containing protein, which encodes MEEIETNEREKPGIARAVYILLYLIIGRFISMVLFVVAITQFIYTWLSGEPNEKILQFTEGLSEYAKQLVSYVGFNSDEKPWPFGDWPDV
- the thpR gene encoding RNA 2',3'-cyclic phosphodiesterase, whose product is MRFFIGSPVIMDDYASIQNEFKDIIEGKWVEEQNLHLTWVFLGDVKEVNPIIDRLQDVSPMKDHTSIKALGYFGRPPKIFFAKSEETALYDKAREFRDSGFDLYRFKPHITLCRIKAIHDYKAYKEKLKTYRERSLGVILPEIHLYESNLSSEGAHYSCRYTVKKT
- a CDS encoding SDR family NAD(P)-dependent oxidoreductase codes for the protein MKNILITGVSSGLGEALAEKYLENGDNVYAIGKTIPKKLDHYPHFFFFPYDLSETFMIQSTLTEFLQHRSFDLVILNAGVLGDIKTLSQTDLMDAKAVMEVNVWANKELIDTLQAHAQVKQIVGISSGAAVNGSIGWGAYSLSKAGLNMLLSVYAKELPEIHFTALAPGVIRTPMVEHIIEEVDDALFPSAKRLKENPIQTPEKAAENLIATFPKLLAYESGSFLDIRTM
- a CDS encoding polyprenyl synthetase family protein yields the protein MQRFETYLNENLPKVPSFHPVYEEALGVMLTAGGKRFRPMLLLNIVDAYEPMLYNGALPVALALEMFHTYSLIHDDLPAMDDADLRRGHETLHKRFDEVTAILAGDALNTDAFYLISKAPLRADVKIKLVELLARDGGSRGMVLGQAMDCYFENTPLDIEQVKTLHKNKTAKLIATSMQMGAVIVGLEKRVQDALYDFGIDLGLLFQIQDDIIDETQSEEEAGKPTGNDSDKNSFVNLLGLEKSVEEANTLAKDLQRRFESFDEKLQMALQPLMNTYLYRHN
- a CDS encoding site-2 protease family protein, which produces MLKRKMALFKLLGFTVSLDVSWGIILFLVVWSLSKGFFPSYFPGLGIQTYWVMGVIGAIGLFVSIIIHEFSHALIARKYGMKIKGITLFIFGGVAEMQDEPSTPKSEFFMAIAGPIASFTLSILFGGLAQAAENMKFSVPMIALLGYLSTINLLIAIFNLIPAFPTDGGRVLRSLLWWMKGDIHWATQLASRISLMFAVVIIFMGFMHMMGDNTIGGLWWILIGAFLFFAANASYQRLLIRESFSGKTVRHFMNPSPVSVPFDITLQAFVEKYLYRYHYKMFPVVKESKIFGIITVQMLKQHTHEEWKHLFVGQVMEEPNPSNTIASYTPIEDALNRMNESGTIRLLVVEHNKIVGIITLKDLLEYIALKMELETIP